AGGTTGAGGCCGTACCGCTTGCGGTCCTCCGTGGCGTAGGCGATCCCGTGACGGATGGCCTCGTCGACGGTCTTCGTCGAGATCTCGACGCCGTCCTTGAACACCTTCCCGGAGATGTCGGTGCCGTAGGAACGACCGAAGATGCTCATCGCCAGCTCGGTGCGCCCGGCGCCCATGAGCCCGGCGAACCCGACGATCTCCCCCGCGCGCACCGAGAACGACACGTCGTCGACGACCTTCCGGGCGGGGTCGACCGGGTGGTAGGCGTTCCAGTGCTCCACCCGGAACTTCTCCTCGCCCAGATGCGGTTCGCGATGCGGGAACTGGCTGTCGAGCGAGCGTCCGACCATGTCACGGATGATGCGCGTCTCGATCTCCTCGCTGTCGTCGACGGGGAACGCCTCGATGGTCGAACCGTCGCGGATGACGGTGACCGTGTCGGCGATCGCGCGGATCTCCTTGAGCTTGTGGGAGATGATGATCGACGTGATGCCCTGCCCGCGCAGGTGCTTGATCAGATCGAGCAGATGCGCGGAGTCGTCGTCGTTCAGCGCCGCGGTCGGTTCGTCGAGGATGAGGAGCTTGACACGCTTGGACAGGGCCTTCGCGATCTCGACGAGCTGCTGCTTGCCGACGCCGAGCTCGAGCACTTTCGTCGCCGGGTTCTCCTGCAGACCGACGCGCGCGATCAGCTTGGCCGCCTCGGCGTTCGTCTGGTTCCAGTCGATGACGCCGGCGCGCGCATTCTCGTTGCCGAGGAAGATGTTCTCGGCGATCGACAGGTAGGGGCTGAGGGCGAGCTCCTGGTGGATGATCACGATCCCGTCGCGCTCGCTGTCGTTGATCGACCGGTAGGCCACCTCCTTGCCCTCGAAGGTGATCGTGCCGTCGAACGACCCGTGCGGGTAGACCCCGCTCAGCACCTTCATCAGAGTGGACTTCCCCGCGCCGTTCTCGCCGCAGACGGCGTGCACCTCGCCGCGCTTCACCTCGAGGTCGACGCCGTTGAGCGCCTTCACGCCGCTGAAGTCCTTCACGATGCCCTGCATCGTGAGTATGGCGTTGTCCATGCTTGCCCTTCGCTCGACGGACCCCGATCGGCGCCGGCCGCGAAGCCGACGCCGATCGGGGTGTGGTGATCAGAGTCCGACGTCGGACGCCTTGAGGAAGCCCGAGTCGATCAGCACCGACTGCACGTCGTCCTTCACGACGACCTGGGGGTCGAGCAGGTAGGACGGAACGACCTTCACGCCGTTGTCGTACGTCGTGTCGTCGTTCGTCTCCGGGACCTCGCCGGCGACGATCGACTGCACCATCGACTGCACACGGTCGCCGAGGGCTCGCGTGTCCTTCCAGACGGTCATCGACTGCTGGTCGGCGAGGATCGCCTGCACGTTGGCCTTGTCAGCGTCCTGTCCGGTGATGATGGGCCAGTCGGCGCCCGGGGCGTATCCCGCCGACAGCAGCGACTGCTCGATGCCCAGCGCGAGGCTGTCGTTCGGCGAGAGCACGACCTGGACCTTCTGGCCGCCGGTGTAGAACGACTGCAGGCGGTTGTCCATCTCGGCCTGGGCGTCGTCGGATCCCCAGCCGAGGATTCCGATGGACTTCCAGTCGTCGTTGGTCGCCGAGAGCTTGCCCGACGGGATGACGAGCTGGCCGCTCTCGACGTAGGGCTGGAGCACGTCCCACGCACCCTGGAAGAAGAAGCCCGCGTTGTTGTCGTCGGGGCTTCCGGCGAACGGCTCGAAGTTGAACGGGCCGGCGCCGTCGGCGAGGCCGAGCTGGTCTTCGATGAACTGTCCCTGCAGCGTCCCGACCTTGTAGTTGTCGAACGTCGCGTAGTAGTCGACCGCCTCGGTGCCGTTGATCAGGCGGTCATAGGCGATGACCGTCACACCCTGACTCGTGGCGTCCTCGAGCACCGGTCCGAGCGTCTCACCGTCGATCGCGGCCACCACGAGGATCTTCGCGCCGCCGGCCACCTGGTTCTGGATCTGGCTGATCTGCTGGTCGGTCTTGTTGTCGGCGTACTGCAGGTCGACCGTGCAGCCGTCGCCCTCGAGCTTCGTCTTCAACCCTTCACCGTCGTTGATCCAGCGCTCGAGGCTGCGGGTCGGCATCGCGATGCCCACGTTGCAGTCCGTGCCGCCGGCGTCGCCGCCCGTGCCGCCCGAGGTTCCGGCCGGTGCGCACGCGGCGAGGGAGGCGAGAAGGCCGCCCGTGACGACCAGGGTGATGAGTGTTCTGCCTTTGAACATGAGAATCCTTCCAAGGAATACGAGTCGGCGTCGACCCGCATCGCTCATCCCGCTCGTGTCACCGAGTGGAGTGGGAGACGCCGGTGTCCGGTTCCGTAGACGACGCTGGCTTCCGGGTTGCTGCTTGTGGCGCACCGCCGATCCCGATTGCAGGACATACGTTGCGTGGGTCAACTTACTCGCGGTGTGGAGGGCACGTCACGCATTTTCTGCGTCGAATCTCGTCACAACTTGGTATCGGCCGCGACCGGGCTCGCGGTGTCCGGGAGCGCTCCCGGCCCCGGGCAGGAGCGGATGCTGCGTCACCGCCGCACGCGCGGCCGCCGCAGCATCCGCTCGCCCCTCAGGCCGCGGGGTGGACGGCGGCCACGTCGACGATCCAGGTGACGCCGAACCGGTCGGTCAGCATGCCGAAGCCCGGCGACCATGCCGACGCGGCGAGGGGCTCGACGACGATCGCCCCGACCGCCAGCTGCCGCCAGTAGCCCTGCGCGTCGTCGAGCGAGTCGCAGCGCACCGAGACGAAGAACGATTGATCGGTGAGCGTGACGCCGTTCTCACGTCGCGTCGAACCGGTCTCCCGCGCGCCTCCCGTCTGCCCCGGGATGTCGTAGGCCATGACGCGGAACCCCTCGGGCGTCACGACCTGCCCGAACACGACGCCGTCGGCCCCGGGTGCGTCGGCGGGCATGCCGAGATCGCCGTACGTCGCGATCGTCACGTCGCCGCCGAAGACCGACTGGTAGAACTCGAGCGCCTGGCGCGCGTCGCCGCGGAAGTTGAGGTGGGTGGTGGTCGTGATGCTCATGCTCTGCTCCTCTGTGTGCCGTCGGGCTTCCCGACGACATCCACCCTCGTCGCCGTCTAGGACAGATTCGGTCCTGCACTCGAACTACTGTCGAGTCATGTCAACGCCCGCCGCCCGCCTCCTCGCGCTGCTGTCGCTGCTGCAGACGCGGCGCGACTGGCCGGGCGCGCTGCTCGCCGAACGTCTCGAGATCAGCGACCGCACCGTGCGGCGCGACGTCGACCGACTCCGCGAGATGGGATACACGATCCGCGCGACGATGGGACCCGACGGCGGATACCGTCTCGATGCCGGCAGCGAGCTGCCGCCGCTGCTCTTCGACGACGACCAGGCGATCGCCCTCGCCGTGGCACTGCAGACCGCGGCGGTCACCGGCGCCGGCATCGAGGAGGCGGCGCTGCGCGCGCTCACCACGGTGAGGCAGGTGATGCCGTCGCGTCTGCGCCACCGCCTCGGCGCCCTGGAGTTCGTCTCGATCCCCGGGTCGCCCGGCGACCCCGTCGTCGAGCCGGTCGCACCCGACGTGCTCGTCTCGCTGTCGAGCGCGGTCCGCGCGAGAGAGACCCTCCGCTTCGACTACGCCGGAGACTCCCGAGCGGGCGAGAGCGAACCCCGACCGCCGCGCCGCGTCGAGCCGCACCACCTCGTGAGCGCGAACCGCCGCTGGTACCTGGTGGCGTGGGACCCGTCGGCCGACGACTGGCGCCTCTTCCGGGCCGACCGCATCTCACCCCGCACACCGAACGGACCGCGTTTCGCGCCCCGCGAGGTGCCGGGTGGCGATGTGGCCGCCTTCGTGTCGGGCCGCTTCCGAGGAGCGACCGGCGCCGACCGGTGGCCCTGCACGGGCACGGTCGTGCTGTCCCTCCCCGCTCGCGACGTCGTGCCCTACATCGGGGACGGCGTGGTCGAGGAGCTCGACGGCGCGCGCTGCCGCGTCGAGGTGGGCGCGTGGTCGTGGGTCGCGCTGGCGGCCTCGCTGAACCGCTTCGACACGGATGTCGAGGTGGTGGGCCCGCCCGAGCTGGCCGACGCCTTCGCGACGCTCGCCACGCGCAACGCGGCGACGGCGACAGGTTTTGCGAACTGACGGCACGAATCGGCGTGGTCAATGTCAGGAATGCGCCACATTCCGGCGCTCGACCCGCGCCCGGGGGCCAGCGCCACAGCATCCGGCGAATGACCGTACCAATCGGTACGGGCAGTCGTAGGAATGCGCCACATTCCGGCACAGACCCGCGCGCGAGGGCGGAGACCGGGTCTCAGTAGAATCGAGAGCATGTCCAAGGTCCTTCAGTCCCTGCCCGTCGGCGAGCGCGTCGGCATCGCTTTCTCGGGAGGACTCGACACCTCCGTCGCCGTCGCGTGGATGCGCGATAAGGGCGCCGTGCCCTGCACCTACACCGGCGACCTCGGGCAGCCCGACGAGGACGACATCGCATCGATCCCGGGTCGCGCGCTCGAGTACGGCGCCGAGGTCGCTCGCCTGGTCGACGCCAAGTCGGCGCTCGTCGAGGAGGGCTTCGCCGCCCTCTCGTGCGGCGCGTTCCACATCCGCTCCGGCGGACGCACCTACTTCAACACCACGCCGCTCGGTCGCGCCGTCACCGGCACGCTGCTCGTGCGCGCCATGAAGGAAGACGGCGTCGACATCTGGGGCGACGGCTCGACCTACAAGGGCAACGACATCGAGCGGTTCTACCGCTACGGTCTGCTCGCCAACCCCGCTCTGCGCATCTACAAGCCGTGGCTCGACGCCGACTTCGTCACCGAGCTCGGCGGCCGCAAGGAGATGAGCGAGTGGCTCGTCGAGCACGGCTTCCCCTACCGCGACAGCGTCGAGAAGGCCTACTCCACCGACGCGAACATCTGGGGAGCGACGCACGAGGCCAAGACCCTCGAGCACCTCGACGTCTCACTCGAGACCGTCGAGCCCATCATGGGCGTACGCTTCTGGGACCCGTCGGTCGAGATCGCCACCGAAGACGTCACGGTGACCTTCGACCGGGGACGCCCGGTGGCCCTCAACGGCGTCGAGTACACCGATCCGGTCGCCCTCGTCTTCGAGGCCAATCGCATCGGCGGCCGCCACGGACTCGGCATGAGCGACCAGATCGAGAACCGCATCATCGAGGCGAAGTCGCGCGGCATCTACGAAGCGCCGGGGATGGCACTGCTGTTCATCGCCTACGAGCGGCTGGTCAACAGCATCCTGAACGAAGACACCCTCGCCACCTACCACGAGCAGGGCCGCAGGCTCGGCCGCCTCATGTACGAGG
This portion of the Microbacterium hatanonis genome encodes:
- the mmsA gene encoding multiple monosaccharide ABC transporter ATP-binding protein → MDNAILTMQGIVKDFSGVKALNGVDLEVKRGEVHAVCGENGAGKSTLMKVLSGVYPHGSFDGTITFEGKEVAYRSINDSERDGIVIIHQELALSPYLSIAENIFLGNENARAGVIDWNQTNAEAAKLIARVGLQENPATKVLELGVGKQQLVEIAKALSKRVKLLILDEPTAALNDDDSAHLLDLIKHLRGQGITSIIISHKLKEIRAIADTVTVIRDGSTIEAFPVDDSEEIETRIIRDMVGRSLDSQFPHREPHLGEEKFRVEHWNAYHPVDPARKVVDDVSFSVRAGEIVGFAGLMGAGRTELAMSIFGRSYGTDISGKVFKDGVEISTKTVDEAIRHGIAYATEDRKRYGLNLIGSITVNVSAAALGKLARLGVIDRNREYAVAEDYRKQMNIKTPSVSTLTGFLSGGNQQKVVLSKWIYSGPDVLILDEPTRGIDVGAKFEIYGIINELAAQGKAVIVISSELPELIGLADRIYTIAEGRLTGEIARADATQEELMRHMTAGRPEGVKP
- the chvE gene encoding multiple monosaccharide ABC transporter substrate-binding protein is translated as MFKGRTLITLVVTGGLLASLAACAPAGTSGGTGGDAGGTDCNVGIAMPTRSLERWINDGEGLKTKLEGDGCTVDLQYADNKTDQQISQIQNQVAGGAKILVVAAIDGETLGPVLEDATSQGVTVIAYDRLINGTEAVDYYATFDNYKVGTLQGQFIEDQLGLADGAGPFNFEPFAGSPDDNNAGFFFQGAWDVLQPYVESGQLVIPSGKLSATNDDWKSIGILGWGSDDAQAEMDNRLQSFYTGGQKVQVVLSPNDSLALGIEQSLLSAGYAPGADWPIITGQDADKANVQAILADQQSMTVWKDTRALGDRVQSMVQSIVAGEVPETNDDTTYDNGVKVVPSYLLDPQVVVKDDVQSVLIDSGFLKASDVGL
- a CDS encoding VOC family protein, which translates into the protein MSITTTTHLNFRGDARQALEFYQSVFGGDVTIATYGDLGMPADAPGADGVVFGQVVTPEGFRVMAYDIPGQTGGARETGSTRRENGVTLTDQSFFVSVRCDSLDDAQGYWRQLAVGAIVVEPLAASAWSPGFGMLTDRFGVTWIVDVAAVHPAA
- a CDS encoding helix-turn-helix transcriptional regulator, coding for MSTPAARLLALLSLLQTRRDWPGALLAERLEISDRTVRRDVDRLREMGYTIRATMGPDGGYRLDAGSELPPLLFDDDQAIALAVALQTAAVTGAGIEEAALRALTTVRQVMPSRLRHRLGALEFVSIPGSPGDPVVEPVAPDVLVSLSSAVRARETLRFDYAGDSRAGESEPRPPRRVEPHHLVSANRRWYLVAWDPSADDWRLFRADRISPRTPNGPRFAPREVPGGDVAAFVSGRFRGATGADRWPCTGTVVLSLPARDVVPYIGDGVVEELDGARCRVEVGAWSWVALAASLNRFDTDVEVVGPPELADAFATLATRNAATATGFAN
- the argG gene encoding argininosuccinate synthase, with protein sequence MSKVLQSLPVGERVGIAFSGGLDTSVAVAWMRDKGAVPCTYTGDLGQPDEDDIASIPGRALEYGAEVARLVDAKSALVEEGFAALSCGAFHIRSGGRTYFNTTPLGRAVTGTLLVRAMKEDGVDIWGDGSTYKGNDIERFYRYGLLANPALRIYKPWLDADFVTELGGRKEMSEWLVEHGFPYRDSVEKAYSTDANIWGATHEAKTLEHLDVSLETVEPIMGVRFWDPSVEIATEDVTVTFDRGRPVALNGVEYTDPVALVFEANRIGGRHGLGMSDQIENRIIEAKSRGIYEAPGMALLFIAYERLVNSILNEDTLATYHEQGRRLGRLMYEGRWLEPQSLMLRESIQKWVGSTITGEVTLRLRRGEDYTILDTTAPTMSYGPEKLSMERVGDAAFGPTDRIGQLTMRNLDIADSRTRLEQYAGLGLLGGPTGELVGRVTAGGADGVTEPAQRPDAADQRLAEATDAAGEAAAFDSGTD